A DNA window from Stenotrophomonas sp. 57 contains the following coding sequences:
- a CDS encoding histone, with amino-acid sequence MSNGNGVSVVTDAVENVKEAATNVGETLAHAAEDAVKSVKKTVKRATKAAGTRVAKAKKAVAKVEKTVAKKAEKAAKSVGKTVASAKKKLEAAKKNAKAEAAALKKEVAKKKAAAGKAVTKKAAAAKKTTKAAGKKVATVKKAATKKAAVAKKTVAKKSAAAKKVVGKKVATAKKAVAKKTVAAKKVAGKKAVAAKKVVGKKVAATKKVATRKTAAAKKVVGKKAAVAKKAVAKKTAAAKKVVGKKAAATRKTVAKKAAPLKKVAAKKAPAKKAAAKKAPAKAVRKVAKRK; translated from the coding sequence ATGAGCAACGGTAATGGTGTGTCGGTCGTGACCGACGCCGTCGAGAACGTCAAAGAAGCCGCCACCAACGTCGGCGAGACCCTCGCCCACGCTGCCGAAGACGCAGTGAAGTCGGTCAAGAAGACCGTCAAGCGCGCCACCAAGGCTGCCGGCACCCGCGTTGCCAAGGCCAAGAAGGCCGTGGCCAAGGTCGAGAAGACCGTTGCCAAGAAGGCCGAAAAGGCTGCCAAGTCGGTTGGCAAGACCGTTGCCAGCGCCAAGAAGAAGCTGGAAGCCGCCAAGAAGAACGCCAAGGCCGAAGCTGCTGCCCTGAAGAAGGAAGTGGCCAAGAAGAAGGCTGCTGCAGGCAAGGCCGTGACCAAGAAGGCTGCTGCTGCCAAGAAGACCACCAAGGCTGCCGGCAAGAAGGTCGCCACCGTGAAGAAGGCCGCCACCAAGAAGGCCGCCGTCGCGAAGAAGACCGTTGCCAAGAAGAGCGCGGCCGCCAAGAAGGTTGTCGGCAAGAAGGTCGCCACCGCCAAGAAGGCTGTGGCCAAGAAGACCGTTGCCGCCAAGAAGGTTGCCGGCAAGAAGGCCGTGGCTGCGAAGAAGGTGGTCGGCAAGAAGGTTGCCGCCACCAAGAAGGTCGCCACCAGGAAGACCGCCGCTGCCAAGAAGGTTGTGGGCAAGAAGGCTGCCGTCGCCAAGAAGGCCGTTGCCAAGAAGACCGCTGCTGCCAAGAAGGTTGTCGGCAAGAAGGCCGCCGCGACCCGCAAGACCGTGGCCAAGAAGGCTGCACCGCTGAAGAAGGTCGCCGCAAAGAAGGCGCCGGCCAAGAAGGCTGCCGCCAAGAAGGCACCGGCCAAGGCCGTGCGCAAGGTCGCCAAGCGCAAGTAA
- a CDS encoding Do family serine endopeptidase: MRPLPTLLTLAIAAAFGGFVATGINAHLDNRADAAPLPAVVPTMAALPAAVAGQQVPSLAPMLEKAMPAVVSVNTKQVVRVRNPFFNDPFFRRLFPDIPQERINESLGSGVIIDAKEGLVLTNHHVIDNADDVQVTLADGRTVKAEFLGSDRDTDIALIRIPAQNLTDIKLGNSDQLRVGDFVVAIGNPFGFSQTVTSGIVSAVGRSGIRGLGYQNFIQTDASINPGNSGGALVDLQGQLVGINTASFNPQGSMAGNIGLGLAIPSNLARSVVDQLVKHGVVVRGTLGVESQNLTAQIAQGLGLGETRGALITRVLAGSAAAAAGLKPGDVVVSANGQRVDSAEALHNVEGLAAVGSPLALDVRREGKPLQIKATLKEQARAVTGDSLDPRLGGATFVDLPESLRQSGANGVLVSEVKRGSRAASNGLQQGDIITDATVGEFTDLASWRANFQQRPPTLVLRVLRNNGQQQGQLVMR; this comes from the coding sequence ATGCGACCGCTACCCACCCTGCTCACGCTCGCAATCGCCGCCGCCTTCGGTGGCTTCGTTGCCACCGGCATCAACGCCCACCTGGACAACCGTGCCGACGCCGCACCGCTGCCGGCGGTGGTGCCGACCATGGCGGCACTGCCGGCCGCTGTGGCCGGGCAGCAGGTGCCGTCACTGGCACCGATGCTGGAGAAGGCGATGCCGGCGGTGGTCAGCGTCAATACCAAGCAGGTGGTGCGCGTGCGCAACCCCTTCTTCAACGACCCGTTCTTCCGCCGCCTGTTCCCGGACATCCCGCAGGAACGCATCAACGAATCCCTGGGCTCGGGCGTGATCATCGATGCCAAGGAGGGCCTGGTGCTGACCAACCACCACGTCATCGACAACGCCGATGACGTGCAGGTGACATTGGCCGACGGGCGCACGGTCAAGGCCGAGTTCCTCGGTTCGGACCGCGACACCGACATCGCGCTGATCCGTATCCCGGCGCAGAACCTGACCGACATCAAGCTCGGCAACAGCGATCAACTGCGCGTGGGCGACTTCGTGGTGGCCATCGGCAACCCGTTTGGTTTCAGCCAGACGGTTACTTCGGGCATCGTCTCGGCGGTGGGTCGCAGCGGCATCCGCGGCTTGGGCTACCAGAACTTCATCCAGACCGATGCGTCGATCAACCCCGGCAATTCCGGTGGCGCGCTGGTCGATCTGCAGGGCCAGCTGGTCGGCATCAACACGGCCAGCTTCAACCCGCAGGGCAGCATGGCCGGCAACATCGGCCTGGGCCTGGCGATTCCGTCGAACCTGGCGCGCAGCGTGGTCGACCAGCTGGTCAAGCACGGTGTGGTGGTGCGCGGCACGCTGGGCGTAGAAAGCCAGAACCTGACCGCGCAGATCGCGCAGGGCCTCGGCCTGGGCGAAACCCGTGGCGCACTGATCACCCGCGTGCTGGCTGGTTCGGCCGCCGCCGCAGCCGGGCTGAAGCCCGGCGACGTGGTGGTGTCGGCCAACGGCCAGCGCGTGGACAGCGCCGAAGCCCTGCACAACGTGGAAGGCCTGGCGGCGGTCGGCAGCCCGCTGGCACTGGATGTGCGCCGCGAAGGCAAGCCGCTGCAGATCAAGGCGACGCTGAAGGAACAGGCGCGCGCAGTCACCGGCGACAGCCTGGACCCGCGCCTGGGCGGGGCCACCTTCGTCGACCTGCCCGAGTCGCTGCGCCAGTCTGGCGCCAACGGCGTGCTGGTCAGCGAGGTCAAGCGCGGCAGCCGCGCGGCCAGCAACGGCCTGCAGCAGGGCGACATCATCACCGATGCCACCGTAGGTGAGTTCACCGACCTGGCCAGCTGGCGTGCCAACTTCCAGCAGCGCCCACCGACGCTGGTGCTGCGCGTGCTGCGCAACAATGGCCAGCAGCAGGGGCAGCTCGTGATGCGCTGA
- a CDS encoding cytochrome b, giving the protein MNTGNGHFNLLARVLHWSMALMIIAMLFIGVTMVASLHLRPMLIDLHRPLGIAIGALVLLRLYNRLRHRPPPLPADLPVWQVMAAKASHWMLYALMLAMPLIGWAMLSAGGYPIVLGGGLHLPPIVPHTPALYAALRNAHSLLAYVLFATVLMHVGAALFHLWVRRDGVFQAMARGKD; this is encoded by the coding sequence ATGAACACCGGCAACGGCCACTTCAACCTGCTGGCGCGCGTGCTGCACTGGTCCATGGCGCTGATGATCATCGCCATGCTGTTCATCGGCGTGACCATGGTCGCCTCGCTGCACCTGCGGCCGATGCTGATCGACCTGCACCGACCGCTGGGCATCGCCATCGGCGCACTGGTGCTGCTGCGTCTGTACAACCGGCTGCGCCATCGCCCACCGCCCCTGCCAGCGGACCTGCCGGTGTGGCAGGTGATGGCCGCCAAGGCCTCGCACTGGATGCTGTATGCGCTGATGCTGGCGATGCCGCTGATCGGCTGGGCGATGCTGTCGGCCGGCGGTTACCCGATCGTGCTGGGGGGCGGCCTGCACCTGCCGCCGATCGTGCCGCACACCCCGGCGCTGTATGCCGCGTTGCGTAATGCGCACAGCCTGCTGGCGTATGTGTTGTTCGCCACGGTGCTGATGCACGTGGGTGCGGCGCTGTTCCACCTGTGGGTGCGGCGCGATGGCGTGTTCCAGGCGATGGCGCGCGGGAAGGATTGA
- a CDS encoding HAD-IA family hydrolase encodes MNFPVQAITLDLDDTLWPFAPIGVRIEQVLHAWMCEHSPATAAMYPVEAMRELRERLYHAHPHLHHDLSALRRLTLREALHDSGASLDLLEPAYEVFYAARNQVECYPDAIDALARIAARVPVAALSNGNADLERIGLAHHFAFQLGSREHGAAKPEASIFHAACTRLGVAPAQVLHVGDHAEMDVAGAIAAGLRGCWINRNAATWTHPQLQPDLQFDTLTGLADWLDANLDAAASRSI; translated from the coding sequence GTGAATTTCCCCGTCCAAGCCATCACCCTCGACCTTGACGACACGCTGTGGCCGTTCGCTCCGATCGGCGTCCGCATCGAACAGGTCCTGCACGCGTGGATGTGCGAACACAGCCCCGCTACCGCCGCGATGTATCCGGTGGAGGCGATGCGCGAACTGCGCGAGCGGCTGTACCACGCCCATCCGCACCTCCACCACGACCTGAGCGCACTGCGCCGGCTGACGCTGCGCGAAGCACTGCACGACAGTGGTGCCAGCCTCGATCTGCTGGAACCGGCGTATGAAGTGTTCTACGCCGCGCGCAACCAGGTGGAGTGCTACCCCGATGCGATCGATGCGCTGGCGCGCATTGCCGCACGGGTACCGGTGGCGGCGCTGAGCAACGGCAACGCCGACCTGGAGCGGATCGGCCTGGCCCATCATTTCGCCTTCCAGCTGGGGTCGCGCGAACACGGCGCGGCCAAGCCCGAGGCCAGCATCTTCCACGCCGCGTGCACCCGCCTGGGTGTGGCACCGGCACAGGTACTGCACGTGGGCGACCATGCCGAGATGGACGTGGCCGGGGCGATTGCCGCCGGCCTGCGCGGCTGCTGGATCAACCGCAACGCAGCCACCTGGACCCATCCGCAGCTGCAGCCCGACCTGCAGTTCGACACCCTTACCGGCCTGGCCGACTGGTTGGACGCCAACCTCGACGCCGCCGCATCCCGGAGTATCTGA
- a CDS encoding protein sip-5, whose translation MKFGALQRRVKRCEQVVTVRLGETQDHWSTLSQVWRQGWSPLRIVVVGLAGGFIAGKLEVPGKVNGARWLQMVGSVSNLFASAQAAFATAMAAQATAAADDAAEEADAASEQAQAATSANAARPAPSPQPPAETELREPRPAEAATELSER comes from the coding sequence ATGAAGTTCGGTGCGCTGCAACGGCGGGTGAAACGCTGCGAACAGGTGGTGACCGTGCGCTTGGGCGAAACCCAGGACCACTGGTCCACGCTCAGCCAGGTCTGGCGCCAGGGCTGGTCGCCGCTGCGCATCGTGGTGGTCGGCCTTGCCGGTGGCTTCATCGCTGGCAAGCTGGAGGTGCCGGGCAAGGTCAATGGCGCGCGCTGGCTGCAGATGGTCGGTTCGGTCTCCAACCTGTTCGCCAGCGCACAGGCGGCGTTCGCCACGGCGATGGCGGCGCAGGCCACGGCCGCCGCCGACGATGCGGCCGAAGAAGCCGACGCGGCCAGCGAACAGGCGCAGGCGGCGACGTCGGCGAACGCCGCGCGACCTGCACCGTCGCCCCAGCCGCCCGCGGAAACGGAACTGCGTGAACCGCGGCCGGCCGAAGCGGCCACCGAGCTGTCCGAACGTTGA
- a CDS encoding M17 family metallopeptidase has translation MSEITGFTADTTAALPLYVLDREQFAAWKDSQPAAIQAWLASQGFTAGAFSTALLPGTDGLAGAVMGVGDRADAYSYSHAPHALPEGSVWQLASDLPAAEQALLQLGWGLGSYRFDRYRKRHRAPAQLVAAPTGEVADLIAASLRVRDWVNTPTEDMGPQQLEDAARALADAHGAQVEAITGDALLKQNFPAIHAVGRASHRAPRLVVLRWGKDTDPSLVLVGKGVCFDTGGLDIKPADGMRNMKKDMGGAAHALALAGLVMARGLPVRLTLLVPAVENAIGPDAFRPGEVIATRKGLSVEIDNTDAEGRVILCDALTFASEQKPDLVLDFATLTGAARIALGPDLPALFSNDDTVAQQWLQAGDATRDPVWRMPLWRPYLRYLTSGIADLANAGSRMAGSVTAALYLERFLEDGQRWAHLDVYAWNDGERPGRPAGGEALALRSAWAMLKARYA, from the coding sequence ATGAGCGAGATCACTGGTTTCACCGCCGACACCACCGCAGCGCTGCCGCTGTACGTGCTGGACCGCGAGCAGTTCGCGGCATGGAAGGACAGCCAGCCGGCCGCCATCCAGGCGTGGCTCGCATCGCAGGGCTTCACCGCCGGCGCCTTCAGCACCGCGCTGCTGCCCGGCACCGATGGCCTGGCCGGTGCGGTGATGGGCGTGGGTGATCGTGCCGATGCCTACAGCTATTCGCATGCGCCGCACGCGCTGCCGGAGGGCAGCGTGTGGCAGCTGGCCAGCGACCTGCCGGCCGCCGAACAGGCGCTGCTGCAGCTGGGCTGGGGCCTGGGCAGCTACCGTTTCGACCGTTACCGCAAGCGCCACCGCGCGCCGGCGCAGCTGGTGGCCGCGCCGACCGGCGAAGTGGCCGACCTGATTGCCGCCAGCCTGCGCGTGCGCGACTGGGTCAACACTCCGACCGAAGACATGGGCCCGCAGCAGCTGGAAGACGCCGCGCGCGCCCTGGCCGATGCGCATGGTGCGCAGGTCGAAGCGATCACCGGCGATGCGCTGCTGAAGCAGAATTTCCCGGCCATCCACGCCGTGGGCCGCGCCTCGCACCGCGCGCCGCGCCTGGTCGTGCTGCGCTGGGGCAAGGACACCGATCCGTCGCTGGTGCTGGTCGGCAAGGGCGTGTGCTTCGATACCGGCGGCCTGGACATCAAGCCGGCCGACGGCATGCGCAACATGAAGAAGGACATGGGTGGCGCTGCGCATGCCCTGGCCCTGGCCGGCCTGGTGATGGCACGCGGCCTGCCGGTGCGCCTGACCCTGCTGGTGCCGGCGGTGGAAAACGCGATCGGTCCGGATGCGTTCCGCCCGGGCGAAGTGATCGCCACCCGCAAGGGCCTGAGCGTGGAGATCGACAACACCGATGCCGAGGGCCGCGTGATCCTGTGCGACGCGCTCACCTTCGCCAGCGAGCAGAAGCCGGACCTGGTGCTGGATTTCGCCACCCTCACCGGCGCCGCGCGCATCGCGCTGGGCCCGGACCTGCCGGCACTGTTCAGCAACGACGATACGGTGGCCCAGCAGTGGCTGCAGGCCGGTGACGCGACCCGCGACCCGGTCTGGCGCATGCCGCTGTGGCGCCCCTACCTGCGTTACCTGACCAGCGGCATCGCCGACCTGGCCAACGCCGGCTCGCGCATGGCCGGCTCGGTCACCGCCGCGCTGTACCTGGAACGCTTCCTGGAAGACGGCCAGCGCTGGGCGCATCTGGATGTGTACGCCTGGAACGACGGCGAACGCCCGGGCCGGCCGGCCGGTGGCGAAGCGCTGGCGCTGCGTTCGGCATGGGCAATGCTGAAGGCGCGTTACGCCTGA
- a CDS encoding DUF1428 domain-containing protein — translation MSYIDGFVLAVPTANKEKFLAHARTGDPVFIEFGALRVVECWGDDVPHGKTTDFFGAVKATPDETVVFSWIEWPDKPTRDAGMAKMMEDPRFDPAKNPMPFDGARMIYGGFVPIYELTR, via the coding sequence ATGAGCTACATCGATGGTTTCGTCCTGGCGGTACCCACCGCCAACAAGGAGAAGTTTCTCGCCCACGCACGCACGGGTGATCCCGTTTTCATCGAATTCGGCGCGCTGCGCGTGGTCGAGTGCTGGGGCGATGACGTGCCGCACGGCAAGACCACCGACTTCTTCGGCGCGGTGAAAGCCACGCCGGACGAGACGGTCGTGTTTTCCTGGATCGAATGGCCGGACAAGCCAACCCGGGACGCCGGCATGGCAAAGATGATGGAAGACCCGCGGTTCGATCCAGCGAAGAATCCGATGCCGTTCGACGGTGCGCGGATGATCTACGGCGGCTTCGTGCCGATCTACGAGCTGACCCGCTGA
- a CDS encoding phage holin family protein yields the protein MSEDNAQAPDPAATPPLDESIRQVGAAGRAAADSAKHTLRSLRRLASADFALARSAFGRALAWAGVAIVFGASAWLLMAATLIALLQSWGLSWLQALLITSLLSLAVTGYAIWRVSYFFHHTGMHATRRQLSRLGLFDEPSEDDPDAGVQLPEGKP from the coding sequence GTGAGCGAAGACAACGCGCAAGCGCCTGATCCAGCGGCCACCCCGCCGCTGGATGAGAGCATCCGCCAGGTCGGCGCGGCCGGTCGTGCCGCTGCCGATTCGGCCAAGCACACGCTGCGTTCGCTGCGCCGGTTGGCCTCGGCCGACTTCGCGCTGGCACGCAGTGCGTTCGGTCGGGCGCTGGCCTGGGCTGGCGTGGCGATCGTGTTCGGTGCCTCGGCCTGGCTGCTGATGGCCGCCACCCTCATCGCCCTGCTGCAGAGCTGGGGCCTGAGCTGGCTGCAGGCCCTGCTGATCACCTCGCTGTTGAGCCTGGCCGTGACCGGCTATGCGATCTGGCGGGTGTCCTACTTCTTCCACCACACCGGCATGCACGCCACCCGGCGCCAACTGTCACGCCTGGGCCTGTTCGACGAGCCCAGCGAAGACGATCCCGATGCCGGCGTGCAGCTGCCGGAGGGCAAGCCATGA
- a CDS encoding response regulator transcription factor: protein MIRILLAEDQAMVRGALSALLGLEPDIEVLGSAADGEAAWRMLQQLQPDILVTDIEMPGLSGLELAQRIARHELPIKVVIVTTFARAGFLRRALEAGVLGYLLKDAPAENLADALRKVKQGIRAIDPQLALDAWSQADPLTDRERCVLRLAGEGRTASEIAEQLGLSHGTVRNYLSECIGKLGVANRIEAYRLARQKGWL, encoded by the coding sequence ATGATCCGCATCCTGCTGGCCGAAGACCAGGCGATGGTGCGCGGCGCGTTGTCGGCATTGCTGGGCCTGGAGCCGGATATCGAAGTGCTGGGCAGCGCCGCCGACGGTGAGGCTGCGTGGCGCATGCTGCAGCAGCTGCAGCCGGACATCCTGGTCACCGACATCGAGATGCCGGGCCTGTCCGGGCTGGAGCTGGCCCAGCGCATTGCCCGCCATGAATTGCCGATCAAGGTGGTGATCGTGACCACCTTCGCCCGTGCCGGTTTCCTGCGCCGCGCGCTGGAAGCGGGCGTGCTGGGGTACCTGTTGAAGGACGCGCCGGCGGAGAACCTGGCCGATGCACTGCGCAAGGTGAAGCAGGGCATCCGCGCGATTGACCCGCAGCTGGCACTCGATGCCTGGTCGCAGGCCGACCCGCTGACCGACCGCGAACGCTGCGTGCTGCGCCTGGCAGGCGAGGGCCGTACCGCCAGCGAGATCGCCGAACAGCTGGGGCTGTCGCACGGCACGGTGCGCAACTACCTGTCCGAGTGCATCGGCAAGCTGGGCGTGGCCAATCGCATTGAGGCGTACCGTCTGGCGCGGCAGAAGGGGTGGTTGTAG
- a CDS encoding catalase family peroxidase: MSLFRYTRAGQTPGAPRRHSPLLWIALIALILGGVALTFAWLAGWIGNRLTAQRFTDTIEATGPAHPGFRRAHSKGICVSGWFEPSAQAPTLSSARVFSQRRVPVMGRLSIGGGDPYGADNTARVRSIAVQMVSDDGQEWRMAMNSFPFFAVPNAEAFYEQTRASIPDPATGKPDPQKMAAVLAKYPSAQAFQQWAKTAPWTSSWADTTFNSVNSFWFTNAQGQKRAVRWRWQPQAAVVEMDAETRKQASVDFLSQELKQRLANGPVRWNLVVTTAAPGDAIDDPSVPWPASRDQVVAGVLSLDRMQSQEEGACGQINFDPLILPSGVRGSDDPILAARSAVYSQSFNRRERERASGNVEQPKEAAR, translated from the coding sequence ATGTCGCTCTTCCGCTACACCCGCGCCGGCCAGACGCCCGGCGCACCCCGCAGGCATTCGCCGCTGCTCTGGATCGCGCTGATCGCACTCATTCTGGGTGGCGTCGCGCTGACCTTCGCCTGGCTGGCCGGCTGGATCGGCAACCGCCTGACCGCGCAGCGCTTCACCGACACCATCGAAGCTACCGGCCCGGCCCATCCCGGCTTTCGCCGTGCGCACAGCAAGGGCATCTGCGTGAGCGGCTGGTTCGAACCCAGTGCGCAGGCCCCCACCCTGTCCAGCGCGCGGGTGTTCTCGCAGCGCCGTGTACCGGTGATGGGACGCCTGTCGATCGGCGGCGGCGATCCCTACGGCGCCGACAACACCGCACGGGTGCGCAGCATCGCGGTGCAGATGGTCAGCGATGACGGCCAGGAATGGCGCATGGCGATGAACAGCTTCCCGTTCTTCGCCGTGCCCAACGCCGAAGCGTTCTACGAGCAGACGCGCGCCTCCATTCCCGACCCGGCCACCGGCAAGCCGGACCCGCAGAAGATGGCGGCGGTGCTGGCGAAGTATCCCAGTGCCCAGGCCTTCCAGCAGTGGGCCAAGACGGCGCCGTGGACCAGCAGCTGGGCCGACACCACCTTCAACAGCGTCAACAGCTTCTGGTTCACCAATGCACAGGGCCAGAAACGCGCGGTGCGCTGGCGCTGGCAGCCACAGGCGGCGGTGGTAGAAATGGATGCGGAAACGCGCAAGCAGGCCAGCGTCGATTTCCTCAGCCAGGAACTGAAACAGCGCTTGGCCAATGGCCCGGTGCGCTGGAACCTGGTCGTCACCACCGCCGCGCCTGGCGATGCCATCGATGATCCGTCGGTGCCGTGGCCCGCATCGCGCGATCAGGTGGTGGCCGGCGTGCTCAGCCTGGACCGCATGCAGTCGCAGGAGGAAGGCGCCTGCGGCCAGATCAACTTCGATCCGCTGATCCTGCCCAGTGGCGTGCGCGGCAGCGACGATCCGATCCTGGCCGCCCGCTCGGCGGTGTACTCGCAGTCGTTCAACCGTCGCGAGCGCGAGCGCGCCAGCGGCAATGTCGAGCAACCGAAGGAGGCCGCGCGATGA
- a CDS encoding AI-2E family transporter: protein MSESLLSPSPAAPEQSDAPLPPLPRPRGPMSLVVLATLAVGYTLWAAQDIILPVLLAMFFALVGNPILRLLQKLWIPRALGALLILGAGLGVTGSLAVQLIGPAMDWAQEAPQQLRKVARQVQDLTKPVQQANQAAENFARVAGGDSNHKVQVIRTQLDDPYRMLTRAPRLAASVLAVVLLTLFFMIYGQSLQRAAIALFPSRQQQRFTTDILRSIEREVSRYVLTISVINTLVGLVFAGVLMLLGIGLQEALLWGTVAALLNFAPYVGPLIGVALMLLMGFVEFRDPLQALLPAAAYLGLHTLEGQMVTPIVLGRRMKLSPLVLILALMVFGWAWGMIGLLLAVPLLVCIKLVLARLDGMQGWARLLE from the coding sequence ATGAGCGAGTCCCTCCTGTCCCCGTCACCGGCCGCCCCCGAACAGTCCGACGCACCGCTGCCGCCGCTGCCGCGCCCGCGCGGGCCGATGTCGCTGGTGGTACTGGCCACGCTGGCCGTGGGCTACACCCTGTGGGCGGCACAGGACATCATCCTGCCGGTGCTGCTGGCGATGTTCTTCGCGCTGGTCGGCAACCCGATCCTGCGCCTGCTGCAGAAACTGTGGATTCCGCGTGCGCTGGGCGCACTGCTGATCCTTGGCGCCGGGCTGGGCGTGACCGGTTCGCTGGCAGTGCAGCTGATCGGCCCGGCCATGGACTGGGCACAGGAAGCACCGCAGCAGCTGCGCAAGGTCGCCCGCCAGGTGCAGGACCTGACCAAGCCGGTGCAGCAGGCCAACCAGGCGGCGGAGAACTTCGCCCGCGTGGCCGGGGGTGACAGCAACCACAAGGTGCAGGTGATCCGCACCCAGCTGGACGACCCCTACCGCATGCTGACCCGCGCACCGAGGCTGGCCGCTTCGGTGCTGGCGGTGGTGCTGCTCACGCTGTTCTTCATGATCTACGGACAAAGCCTGCAACGCGCGGCGATCGCGCTGTTCCCCAGCCGCCAGCAGCAGCGCTTCACCACGGACATCCTGCGTTCGATCGAGCGCGAGGTCTCGCGCTACGTGCTGACCATCAGCGTGATCAACACACTGGTCGGGCTGGTGTTCGCTGGCGTGCTGATGCTGCTCGGCATCGGCCTGCAGGAAGCACTGTTGTGGGGCACGGTGGCAGCTTTGCTGAACTTCGCACCGTACGTGGGCCCGCTGATCGGCGTGGCACTGATGCTGCTGATGGGCTTCGTCGAGTTCCGCGACCCGCTGCAGGCACTGCTGCCGGCTGCCGCCTACCTGGGCCTGCATACCCTGGAAGGGCAGATGGTGACCCCGATCGTGCTGGGCCGGCGCATGAAGCTGTCGCCGCTGGTGCTGATCCTGGCACTGATGGTGTTCGGCTGGGCCTGGGGCATGATCGGCCTGCTGCTGGCCGTGCCGCTGCTGGTCTGCATCAAGCTGGTGCTGGCGCGGCTGGACGGCATGCAGGGCTGGGCACGGCTGCTGGAATGA